TGCAGTTTATGAGGGCGAGTACCTGCTGGGAACGTCCATTGCCCGTCCGCTGATCGCCAAGCGCCAGATTGAAATTGCCAAAATGACCGGCGCAGACGCGGTGTCGCACGGTGCAACCGGCAAGGGTAACGACCAGGTGCGTTTTGAACTGGGTTATTACGCACTGAAGCCTGACGTGCGTGTAATTGCTCCCTGGCGTGAATGGGATCTGACTTCCCGTGAAAAACTGCTGGATTATGCTGAAAAGCACGGCATTGCCATTGAGAACAAGAAA
This DNA window, taken from Gammaproteobacteria bacterium, encodes the following:
- a CDS encoding argininosuccinate synthase; the protein is MSDIKKVVLAYSGGLDTSIILKWLQDEYHCEVVTFTADIGQGEEVEPARAKAKAMGIKEIFIDDLREEFARDFVYPMFRANAVYEGEYLLGTSIARPLIAKRQIEIAKMTGADAVSHGATGKGNDQVRFELGYYALKPDVRVIAPWREWDLTSREKLLDYAEKHGIAIENKK